A section of the Desulfuribacillus stibiiarsenatis genome encodes:
- the fdhF gene encoding formate dehydrogenase subunit alpha, translating to MVLVTNTESVIEKRRGIIQEILQNHPLDCISCKRAGKCSLQDLCYIYGLIDSNGRRQLNKFGNVQIPIDSSNSFFIRDFSKCIMCGKCVSVCKDINGAHAIDFVSKEDYRIVTSVGDDNLENTNCNFCGMCIQVCPVNVFIPKTEIPYINHKDMELVKTTCGYCGVGCQMQLKVAENRVVGIAKDVTGSNKGHLCVKGQFGWQYIHSQERLTHPLIKNPNTGQFQAATWEEAIDYIYDNIQPIIDEYGNNSIGGLCSAKCTNEENYLFQKLFRTVFHTNNVDHCARLUHSSSVAGLATVFGSGAMSNSYNEILNTDVIIVTGANTTEAHPVIGYRIKQAVKKGATLIVIDPRKIPLTNYASKWIALKPGTNIAFFNGLANIIYQQGWWNQSFVEQYTEDIEKWLESNQYYTPERVEEITGVTCEDLYYVARVYANANNAMILYAMGITQHSSGTDNVLSLANLTMLTGHIGRESTGLNPLRGQNNVQGACDMGGLPNVLPGYASINDDSQRRRFSEGWSTPLPDSTGLTLTEMYDEALNGNLKAMYIMGENPAVADPDSTFIRDAIGSLQFLIVQDIFMTETAQQANVVLPAVTFVEKNGTVTNTERCVQRVRQGIQPIGQAKADWEIIQLMARRFHAQWKFTDPEEIFEEIRLLVPQYHGIRYDRINQQGIQWPCPTLEHAGTPYLHKGGFARGKGRFTPIDYRVSGETADEEYPFILTTGRNLYHWHTGSMSRKVQGLEHILSEEHMQIHPEDAILYNLQENSKVQVTSRRGSVVTNLEITDMVPRGTLFMTFHFSETLTNTLTSSHRDPVSKIPEAKVTAVNIKKVSI from the coding sequence ATGGTACTCGTAACGAATACTGAAAGCGTTATAGAAAAACGCCGAGGAATCATACAAGAAATTTTACAAAATCATCCATTAGATTGTATTTCCTGTAAACGAGCTGGTAAATGCTCTTTACAGGATTTGTGTTATATTTATGGATTGATAGACTCAAATGGTAGAAGGCAATTGAATAAATTTGGTAATGTTCAGATACCTATTGATTCGAGTAACTCATTTTTCATACGAGATTTCTCAAAATGTATCATGTGTGGGAAATGTGTCTCCGTATGTAAAGATATAAATGGCGCACATGCGATTGATTTTGTTTCAAAAGAAGATTATCGAATTGTAACCTCTGTCGGAGACGATAATTTAGAGAACACAAATTGTAATTTTTGTGGAATGTGTATCCAAGTATGTCCTGTTAACGTTTTTATTCCAAAAACTGAAATTCCTTATATAAATCACAAAGATATGGAATTAGTGAAAACCACATGTGGATATTGTGGGGTCGGATGTCAAATGCAATTGAAAGTTGCGGAAAATCGTGTGGTTGGAATTGCTAAAGATGTCACTGGTTCAAATAAAGGTCATTTATGCGTCAAAGGACAATTTGGTTGGCAATATATTCACTCCCAAGAAAGATTAACACATCCATTAATCAAAAACCCAAATACTGGACAGTTTCAGGCAGCTACGTGGGAAGAGGCAATTGACTATATTTATGACAATATCCAACCTATCATCGATGAATATGGTAACAACAGCATAGGAGGACTTTGCTCTGCAAAGTGTACAAATGAAGAAAATTACCTTTTTCAGAAGCTGTTCCGCACCGTGTTTCATACAAATAATGTAGATCATTGTGCTCGACTCTGACACAGCTCATCCGTTGCCGGTCTGGCAACTGTATTTGGAAGTGGAGCTATGTCTAACTCATATAACGAAATCTTAAATACAGACGTAATTATTGTTACTGGTGCGAACACCACAGAAGCCCATCCAGTGATTGGTTATCGTATCAAGCAAGCGGTGAAAAAGGGTGCTACACTAATTGTGATAGATCCACGTAAGATTCCTTTAACGAATTACGCAAGCAAATGGATCGCGTTAAAGCCTGGTACAAATATTGCTTTCTTTAATGGTCTAGCGAATATTATATATCAACAAGGTTGGTGGAATCAGTCCTTTGTAGAGCAATATACGGAGGATATCGAAAAATGGCTAGAATCCAACCAATACTATACTCCTGAACGAGTCGAAGAGATTACAGGAGTTACTTGTGAAGATTTATATTACGTTGCTAGAGTATATGCAAATGCCAATAATGCCATGATTCTATATGCAATGGGGATAACGCAACATAGCTCAGGGACAGACAATGTCCTATCGTTAGCAAACTTAACAATGTTAACAGGGCACATAGGCAGAGAAAGTACAGGATTGAATCCATTAAGAGGTCAAAATAATGTCCAGGGTGCTTGTGATATGGGTGGTTTACCAAATGTACTACCAGGTTATGCAAGTATAAATGATGATTCACAACGAAGGCGTTTTAGTGAAGGATGGAGTACTCCACTTCCTGATAGTACAGGGCTAACGCTAACAGAGATGTATGATGAGGCATTAAATGGGAATTTAAAAGCCATGTATATTATGGGGGAAAACCCCGCTGTTGCTGATCCTGATAGCACCTTTATAAGGGACGCAATTGGTAGTCTACAATTTCTGATTGTTCAGGATATATTTATGACGGAAACTGCACAACAGGCGAATGTAGTACTTCCTGCAGTTACATTTGTTGAAAAAAATGGAACCGTTACCAATACGGAACGTTGTGTTCAACGAGTCCGACAAGGCATTCAACCGATCGGTCAGGCGAAAGCTGATTGGGAGATTATACAGCTGATGGCAAGACGTTTTCATGCACAATGGAAATTCACAGATCCTGAGGAGATTTTTGAAGAAATACGACTACTAGTACCTCAATATCACGGGATTCGTTATGATAGAATTAACCAACAGGGTATTCAATGGCCTTGTCCAACACTAGAACACGCAGGGACTCCATATCTTCATAAGGGTGGCTTTGCTCGAGGAAAAGGTCGATTTACGCCAATCGATTATAGAGTATCAGGTGAAACGGCTGATGAAGAATATCCATTTATTTTAACGACTGGTAGAAACTTATACCATTGGCATACAGGAAGTATGAGTCGCAAAGTACAAGGGCTCGAACACATACTATCCGAAGAGCACATGCAAATTCACCCTGAAGATGCTATATTATATAATCTACAAGAAAATTCTAAAGTCCAAGTAACTTCGAGACGGGGATCGGTCGTGACAAATCTTGAAATTACCGATATGGTACCAAGAGGGACTTTATTTATGACGTTTCATTTTAGTGAAACATTAACAAACACGTTAACGAGTTCGCATCGAGATCCAGTGAGCAAAATACCAGAAGCAAAGGTAACGGCAGTTAACATTAAGAAAGTTAGTATATAA
- a CDS encoding D-alanyl-D-alanine carboxypeptidase family protein, translating to MGPVQHLSSNYGIYSLTNQAWITQCNIQKKIYPASITKLITALVVLDYFDVKEKIIVDYAPKVPRYRADLQLGHAYTIEELLNGLLIKSMNDIAMILATHTEKRTQQLWHQLAKKKLLQIGMHQSSFINPHGLHNKLHFTTISDLVILGLHVYQNQTIMNILQKPKCKLFHKSKKYKIYSTTNVLLNKNGVIAGKTGYTPKAGKCFLFFFQKNSQIYLAVFAKSEKKLFKKTIQQFIKYVK from the coding sequence ATGGGTCCCGTACAACATTTAAGTAGTAATTATGGTATCTATTCTTTAACAAACCAGGCATGGATAACCCAATGTAATATTCAAAAAAAAATATATCCTGCTAGTATAACTAAACTTATCACTGCTCTTGTTGTGCTTGATTATTTTGATGTAAAAGAAAAAATCATAGTAGATTATGCACCTAAGGTACCTAGATATCGTGCGGATTTACAATTAGGTCATGCTTATACAATCGAGGAATTATTGAATGGATTACTGATCAAGAGTATGAATGATATTGCAATGATTTTAGCTACTCATACAGAAAAACGTACCCAGCAATTGTGGCATCAACTAGCTAAGAAAAAATTATTACAGATAGGTATGCATCAAAGCTCATTCATTAATCCCCACGGTTTACACAATAAACTTCACTTCACGACTATCAGTGATTTAGTCATATTAGGCCTCCATGTGTATCAAAATCAAACGATTATGAATATATTACAAAAGCCAAAATGCAAGCTATTTCATAAATCGAAAAAATATAAGATTTATAGTACAACAAACGTACTGCTCAATAAAAATGGAGTGATAGCTGGTAAAACTGGCTACACTCCAAAAGCGGGAAAATGTTTTTTATTTTTTTTTCAAAAAAACAGTCAAATATATTTGGCGGTATTTGCCAAAAGCGAAAAAAAACTGTTTAAAAAAACTATCCAACAGTTTATTAAATATGTGAAGTAA